AACCTTCAGGCCGCTGCTCGTCCCGCCGGGAAGGTCCACCTGGGTGATGTCACCGGTCACGACGATCTTGGAGTTGAAGCCGAGCCGGGTGAGGAACATCTTCATCTGCTCGGGCGTCGTGTTCTGCGCCTCGTCCAGGATGATGAACGCATCGCTAAGGGTCCTACCACGCATGTACGCGAGTGGCGCGACCTCGATCGTCCCCTGGGCCATCAGCTTCGGGATCGTCTCCGGATCGAGCATCTCGTGCAGCGCGTCGTAGAGCGGGCGCAGGTACGGGTCGATCTTGTCGTTGAGCGTGCCGGGCAGGAAGCCCAGTCGCTCACCCGCCTCCACCGCCGGCCGGGTCAGGATGATCCGGTTGACCTGCTTGGCCTGCAACGCCTGGACGGCCTTCGCCATGGCCAGGTAGGTCTTTCCGGTGCCGGCCGGGCCGATGCCGAAGACGATGGTGTGCGTGTCGATCGCGTCGACGTACCGCTTCTGCCCCAGGGTCTTGGGACGGATGGTACGGCCGCGACGGGAGAGGATGTTGAGGGTCAGAACCTCGGCGGGCCGCTCGGCACTGCCCTGCTCGAGCATGCCGACGGTACGCCGGACGGCGTCACTGGTCAGGGTCTCGCCTTTCTCGATGAGTTCGAGCAGCTCACTGAAGACCCGCTCGGCGAGGGCGTTGTCCGCGGGGTCGCCGGTGATGGTGATCTCGTTGCCGCGGACGTGCACGTCACTGCTGACCGAGCGTTCGACGAGTCGTAGGATCTCGTCGCCTGCGCCGAGGAGATTGACCATGATCTTCGAGTCGGGCACGGTGATCCTGGTCTGCACCCGGGGCGGGCCGGGAGGTGGGGTGCCGGTCATAGGTTGGGCCGAAGGGCCCTGCGCCACCTGCTCTCGATCTCGGCGCCGGCCTGCTGGCACGGCGTGCGGACGTTACACCCATCGTATCGGTTCAACGCAGGCCGCATCGCGCCCATTTCCGCTGGCCGCGATCAACGCCCGGCCCGGAAGTCGTACCGGTCGAAGGTCTCCTGCTGGCGGGTGAACCGGTACGTCGCCCAGTGCATCCGAACCACCGCGCCGGCCCCGTCCCGGGTCAGCCGCAGCAGCTCACCGGCCTCCCGACCGGAGACCGTGCGGAACACGTCTGGCTGGTCAGTCAGTGGGGTGAAGATCGCCGGGGGGCGTCCTGCCGGGTCGCCGGCCCCGCGCGCCCGCAGGGCGCCGTCGTGCCAGGAGAAGACGTACTCGAAGCCTTCGCCCCACCAGCGACCGAGCACGCCCCGCAGGGC
The window above is part of the Micromonospora sp. LH3U1 genome. Proteins encoded here:
- a CDS encoding PhoH family protein, which gives rise to MTGTPPPGPPRVQTRITVPDSKIMVNLLGAGDEILRLVERSVSSDVHVRGNEITITGDPADNALAERVFSELLELIEKGETLTSDAVRRTVGMLEQGSAERPAEVLTLNILSRRGRTIRPKTLGQKRYVDAIDTHTIVFGIGPAGTGKTYLAMAKAVQALQAKQVNRIILTRPAVEAGERLGFLPGTLNDKIDPYLRPLYDALHEMLDPETIPKLMAQGTIEVAPLAYMRGRTLSDAFIILDEAQNTTPEQMKMFLTRLGFNSKIVVTGDITQVDLPGGTSSGLKVVREILENVEDVHFSQLSSTDVVRHQLVGEIVDAYARWDAERENQQAQGVHAVPGRPAQGGRAGRRR